From a region of the Prevotella melaninogenica genome:
- the prmC gene encoding peptide chain release factor N(5)-glutamine methyltransferase, whose product MTYQDLWHRLTPLYDDGEAQAIVRLVLEVQFGITLTDIYTGKVNELSREAEEELEKIILRLERSEPVQYVLGRETFCGRTFHVGPGVLIPRPETEVLCRWIEEDNNRCYCALQPPAPLQVLDVGTGSGCIAVTLAADLRNSAVTAWDISGDALLIARENVHQWQVRVELKMEDALHPSTSAMQQKFDVIVSNPPYICEKERTEMAKNVLAYEPETALFVPDDDPLRFYRAIAEYGVQALSADGVLYFETNPLYINDVKEMLNALGYKQIELREDQFGKLRFTKAIRP is encoded by the coding sequence ATGACATACCAAGATTTATGGCACAGACTCACTCCCTTGTATGATGATGGTGAGGCACAAGCTATCGTTCGGCTTGTGTTAGAGGTGCAGTTTGGCATTACGCTGACCGATATTTATACGGGCAAAGTTAATGAATTATCACGAGAAGCGGAGGAGGAATTAGAGAAAATCATCCTTCGTTTGGAGCGTTCGGAGCCTGTACAGTATGTTTTAGGACGTGAAACCTTTTGCGGACGCACTTTCCATGTGGGTCCAGGTGTATTGATTCCACGCCCAGAGACTGAGGTGCTGTGCCGTTGGATAGAGGAGGATAACAACCGATGTTATTGTGCTTTGCAGCCTCCTGCGCCCCTGCAGGTGTTGGATGTAGGGACAGGCAGTGGTTGTATTGCTGTTACATTAGCTGCCGACCTACGTAACTCGGCGGTTACAGCGTGGGATATATCGGGTGATGCACTACTTATTGCACGTGAGAATGTACACCAATGGCAGGTTCGTGTTGAACTAAAGATGGAGGATGCCCTTCATCCTTCAACATCAGCTATGCAGCAGAAGTTTGATGTTATTGTGAGTAATCCACCTTACATCTGCGAAAAAGAACGGACAGAGATGGCGAAGAACGTACTTGCGTATGAGCCAGAAACGGCACTTTTCGTACCAGATGATGACCCTCTACGCTTCTATCGGGCAATCGCTGAGTATGGCGTGCAGGCTTTGTCGGCTGATGGTGTGCTTTATTTTGAGACCAATCCATTGTATATTAATGACGTGAAGGAGATGTTAAACGCGTTAGGTTATAAGCAGATAGAACTGCGAGAAGACCAGTTTGGTAAGCTTCGCTTCACTAAAGCCATCCGACCATGA
- a CDS encoding regulatory protein RecX codes for MIQKRPILEPQALKKLADLCAKGEHCSGEMLEKMRKWGLAEDAQARIMEKLITLHYVDDSRYTESFVHDKIRYNKWGRRKIEQALWMKKVDSAISSPILDAIEDEEYLEVLRPLLASKYRTIKAESDYERSMKLIKFAMGRGFTMDLIRRCIDEGVVAADDDVDFVDDDTDD; via the coding sequence ATGATACAGAAACGACCGATATTAGAGCCACAAGCCCTGAAGAAACTTGCCGATTTATGTGCGAAAGGCGAACATTGCTCTGGCGAGATGTTAGAGAAGATGCGTAAATGGGGACTGGCAGAAGATGCGCAAGCACGTATTATGGAGAAGTTGATAACGCTGCATTACGTTGATGACAGTCGTTATACCGAGTCTTTTGTGCATGATAAAATCCGCTATAACAAGTGGGGTAGACGAAAGATTGAGCAGGCGTTGTGGATGAAGAAGGTTGATAGTGCTATCTCTTCGCCTATCCTTGATGCTATTGAAGATGAAGAATATCTTGAAGTCTTGCGCCCATTGTTAGCGAGTAAGTATCGCACAATTAAGGCAGAGAGCGATTACGAACGCTCAATGAAACTGATAAAGTTTGCCATGGGACGTGGTTTTACGATGGATTTAATCCGCAGGTGTATAGATGAAGGAGTCGTTGCTGCGGATGATGATGTAGACTTCGTAGACGATGACACAGACGATTAG
- a CDS encoding ComF family protein, which produces MTQTISLLARLIDTLAPRSCTICGGRLTVTEEVMCACCNHCLPRTGYSKSSYDNKLVRLFWGRIPIEKGTAFFFYKAHSDTSRLLYQLKYGRHPEIGEHLGRIVAAEFAQDGFFDGITAVVPVPLARQRERERGYNQSVEIVRGISAETGLPVLDKLLERISFHGSQTQKGRWERNENVEKAFHLLDASPLNNQHILLVDDVITSGATLVAAAKELLKGANVKISVLSLGFANND; this is translated from the coding sequence ATGACACAGACGATTAGTTTATTGGCTCGCCTGATAGACACCCTTGCTCCTCGTTCATGTACGATTTGTGGTGGGCGTCTGACCGTTACGGAGGAGGTAATGTGTGCTTGTTGTAATCATTGTCTCCCTCGTACGGGCTATTCTAAGTCGAGTTATGACAACAAACTTGTACGGCTCTTCTGGGGTAGGATTCCCATAGAGAAGGGTACAGCCTTTTTCTTTTATAAAGCCCATTCAGACACCAGTCGTTTGCTTTATCAACTTAAGTATGGCAGACATCCTGAGATAGGCGAGCATCTTGGACGTATTGTTGCAGCAGAGTTTGCACAAGATGGTTTCTTTGATGGAATCACAGCCGTAGTTCCTGTGCCACTTGCTCGCCAGCGTGAGCGAGAAAGAGGGTATAATCAAAGTGTGGAGATAGTGCGTGGTATCAGTGCAGAAACAGGTTTACCTGTCTTAGATAAGCTCTTAGAACGTATCAGTTTTCATGGCAGTCAGACGCAGAAAGGACGTTGGGAACGAAATGAAAATGTAGAGAAAGCCTTTCACCTCCTCGATGCTTCCCCCTTAAACAATCAACACATCTTACTTGTTGATGACGTAATCACGTCAGGTGCCACACTCGTTGCCGCTGCCAAAGAACTCCTTAAAGGAGCGAATGTCAAGATTAGTGTCCTCTCACTTGGCTTTGCGAATAATGATTAA
- the pyrE gene encoding orotate phosphoribosyltransferase: MEDLKKVFAGKLLGIKAIKLQPNDPFTWASGWKSPFYCDNRKTLSFHDVRSFVKLELVHAILENFPEATAVAGVATGAIAQGMLVADELALPYAYVRPKPKDHGMKNQIEGELPAGSKVVVVEDLISTGGSSLKAVAALREAGFEVVGMVASYTYGFPVAEEAFREANVKLVTLTDYEHVVEKALETGYIKESEVSMLHDWRKDPANWRK; the protein is encoded by the coding sequence ATGGAAGATTTAAAGAAAGTCTTTGCAGGCAAACTGCTCGGAATTAAAGCTATTAAGTTGCAACCTAACGACCCATTTACATGGGCAAGTGGTTGGAAATCACCATTCTATTGTGATAACCGCAAGACGTTATCGTTCCACGATGTACGTTCGTTTGTGAAGCTCGAGTTGGTTCATGCTATCCTTGAGAACTTCCCTGAGGCTACGGCTGTGGCTGGTGTTGCTACGGGTGCTATCGCACAGGGTATGCTCGTTGCTGATGAGTTGGCATTGCCATACGCATACGTTCGTCCGAAACCAAAGGACCACGGTATGAAGAATCAGATTGAAGGCGAACTCCCTGCAGGCTCAAAGGTTGTTGTAGTAGAAGACCTTATCTCAACTGGTGGCTCTTCTTTGAAGGCTGTTGCTGCACTTCGTGAGGCTGGTTTTGAGGTTGTGGGTATGGTTGCATCTTACACTTATGGTTTCCCAGTTGCTGAGGAGGCATTCCGTGAGGCTAATGTAAAGCTTGTTACCCTCACCGATTATGAGCATGTTGTAGAGAAAGCCCTTGAGACTGGTTATATAAAGGAGTCTGAGGTTTCTATGTTGCACGATTGGCGTAAGGACCCAGCAAACTGGAGAAAGTAA
- a CDS encoding SRPBCC family protein, with the protein MTKFESSVKQIPHSQQSVYNTLSDLNNVQRLKERLPEGSTGNDEMDKVKERLQNLTFDQDSLSVNVDPVGQISMRIIEREEPKTIKFESDNSPLSFNFWIQILPVTESSSKMKLTIDADIPFFAKGMVSKPLQEGIEKIADALAMIPFE; encoded by the coding sequence ATGACAAAGTTTGAAAGTAGCGTAAAGCAAATTCCTCATTCTCAGCAGAGTGTTTACAACACGCTGAGCGACTTGAATAATGTACAGCGTCTGAAGGAGCGTCTCCCAGAAGGTTCTACAGGTAATGATGAGATGGATAAGGTGAAAGAAAGATTGCAAAATCTCACCTTTGATCAGGACTCCTTGTCTGTGAATGTTGACCCAGTTGGTCAGATTTCTATGCGTATTATTGAGCGTGAAGAGCCTAAGACGATTAAGTTTGAGAGTGATAACTCACCCTTATCATTCAATTTCTGGATTCAGATACTGCCTGTAACAGAGTCTTCTTCAAAGATGAAACTCACGATAGATGCTGATATTCCTTTCTTTGCAAAGGGTATGGTGTCAAAGCCTTTACAGGAAGGTATTGAGAAGATTGCCGATGCGTTGGCAATGATTCCATTCGAATAA